DNA sequence from the Maribacter dokdonensis DSW-8 genome:
GCGCTTAAAAAAAGCTTTTGTCAAGGAAATTATGCAAGAAATAACGGAAAATAAGCCACATTATAATACCCTCTCCACTATTGTAAGAAACTTGGAAGAAAAGAAATTCGTAGGATTTACTGCCTATGGCAAAACACATCAATACCATCCTATCATAACCAAAGAAGCCTACTACAAAGCATATGTAAATGAAGACATGGTTGAATATTTTGACAATTCTTACAAGAACATTGTTTCTTTCTTTGCCAAAGAAGAAAAAATATCGGTAGACGAATTAAAAGAAATTATCAACCTTATTGAAAA
Encoded proteins:
- a CDS encoding BlaI/MecI/CopY family transcriptional regulator; translation: MEKLTNKEEEIMKILWRLKKAFVKEIMQEITENKPHYNTLSTIVRNLEEKKFVGFTAYGKTHQYHPIITKEAYYKAYVNEDMVEYFDNSYKNIVSFFAKEEKISVDELKEIINLIENGK